The Tropicibacter oceani DNA segment GCGGACCGTCCGGTCTTTATGCTGGCGCCGATGACGTCCTTTGTCCTGGCGGTGATCGTCTGGGCGGTGATCCCCTTCAACGATGGTTGGGTGATCTCGAACATCAACGTCGCGATCCTTTACGTCTTCGCCATGTCCTCGCTCGAGGTTTACGGCGTGATCATGGGCGGCTGGGCGTCGAACTCCAAGTATCCCTTCCTGGGCAGCTTGCGCTCTGCCGCTCAGATGATTTCCTACGAAGTCTCGATCGGCTTGATCATCGTCGGTGTGATCATTTCGTCCGGCTCGATGAACTTTGGTGAAATCGTCCAGGCGCAGGATGGCCGGTTCGGCTTCTTCAGCTGGTACTGGTTGCCGCACTTCCCGATGGTCTTCCTGTTCTTCATCTCGGCGCTGGCCGAAACCAACCGCCCGCCCTTCGACCTTCCCGAGGCGGAATCGGAACTGGTGGCGGGCTATCAGGTGGAATATTCGGCAACGCCTTTCCTGCTGTTCATGGCCGGTGAATACATCGCCATCTTCCTGATGTGCGCGCTGACCTCGCTGCTGTTCTTTGGCGGCTGGCTGTCGCCGATCCCGGGCCTGCCGGATGGCGTTCTGTGGATGGTCGCCAAGATGGCCTTCTTCTTCTTCATCTTCGCGATGGTGAAGGCGATCACCCCGCGCTACCGCTATGACCAGCTGATGCGCCTGGGTTGGAAGGTCTTCCTTCCGTTCAGCCTGGTCTGGGTGGTCTTTGTTTCGTTCGCCGCAAAATTCGGCTGGTTCTTCGGCGCCTATGCGCGCTGGACCACAGGAGGGTAAGACCAATGGCAAGCATCGACTACGGCCGCGCCGCCAAGTATTTCCTGCTGTTCGACTTCATCAAGGGGTTCCAGCTGGGGCTGAAATACTTCTTTGCGCCCAAGGCCACGCTGAACTATCCGCATGAAAAGGGGCCTTTGTCGCCCCGTTTCCGCGGTGAACACGCGCTGCGCCGCTATCCCAATGGCGAAGAACGCTGCATCGCCTGCAAGCTGTGCGAGGCGATTTGCCCGGCGCAGGCGATCACCATCGACGCAGAGCCCCGCGAGGACGGCAGCCGCCGCACCACGCGCTATGACATCGACATGACCAAATGCATCTACTGCGGCTTCTGCCAGGAGGCCTGCCCGGTGGATGCGATTGTCGAAGGTCCGAACTTTGAATTCTCGACCGAAACCCGCGAAGAGCTGTTCTATGACAAGGAAAAACTCCTGTCGAACGGCGAACGCTGGGAGGCCGAGATTGCCCGCAACCTTGAAATGGACGCGCCTTACCGCTGAATGGAATTTTCGCCGAAAATTCCATTCACCCGCAGGAGACCGACATGAGCGACCAGAAAACCCCGTTCGAACTGATGATGGAGCAGGCGCAGGAGATGGCGAAGGCCTTCAACCCGGCCATGTCGTCGTTCGATCCCAAGGGGTTTGAAAACCTTTGGCCGACGATGCCCAAGGACGCCATGGAAATGTGGTTCGGCAAGGGTTTGTCCAAGGACGGGCTGGACGCCAAGACCCGCCTGCTGCTGACCATCGCCGGTCTGACCATGCAGGGCGCGCAGGCGGAAACGCCGTTTCGCATGACCGTGCGCCACGCTCTGGAAGCGGGCGCCAACGAAGAAGAGATCGCCGAGACCATCGCCCAGATGTCGATGTTCGCCGGTATTCCCGCCATGACCCGCGCCATGGAAATGGCCCGCGCCGTGATGGCAGATCGAAAGGATAACGAGACATGATCGTCTTTGCCTTCTACCTTTTTGCACTTGGCGCCATTGCGGGGGGCCTGTTCACGGTCGTCAGCCGCAACCCGGTGCATTCGGTGCTTTGGCTGATCCTGGCCTTCCTGTCGTCGGCGGGGATGTTCGTTCTGATGGGGGCGGAATTCGTCGCCATGCTGCTGATCATCGTTTACGTCGGCGCGGTGGCGGTGCTGTTCCTTTTCGTCGTGATGATGCTGGACATCGACTTTGCCGAGCTGAAGGCCGAGATGGCGCGCTACATGCCGCTGGCCCTGTTGATCGGCCTGGTGATCCTGATGCAGCTGGCCATGGCCTTTGGCGCATGGGAAGCCAGCGAATTGGCCGCCGGCCAGTTGGCCCAGCCGACCCCGAGCGACATGCACAACACCCAGGCGCTGGGGATGATCCTGTATGATGACTACTTCCTGCTGTTCCAGCTGGCCGGTCTGATCCTGCTGGTCGCCATGATGGGCGCCATCGTTCTGACCCTGCGCCACCGCGACAACGTCAAGCGGCAGGACATCGTCAGCCAGATCCTGCGCGATCCGGCCAAGCAGATGGAACTCAAGGACGTGAAGCCGGGGCAGGGGCTGTAAACCAAATGTGGGATCTGCTGTTTTCGCCAACCGGGTTGGCGCTTTATGCGGGGTTCTGGACACTAAAGCTCCTGTTGGGGGCATGGGTGGTGCGCAAGGTGGCGGCACGGATGCCGGTGGCGGTGATCGTGCGGATCGAAAGCGGCCTGACGCGGCTGAAACTGCGGCGCGTGCGCCCTGAATGAACAAGGCGCCCCGGGGCACACCGGGGCAAGGTCCGGGGACACCCGGGCAGCTGAATGGCAAGACGATAATCGGGCAAGACCCGGAGGGACGTGAGATGATCGGATTGGAACATTACCTGACGGTGGCCGCTGTGCTGTTCGTCATCGGTATTTTCGGGCTTTTCCTGAACCGCAAGAACGTGATCATCCTGCTGATGAGCATCGAACTCATGCTCTTGGCGGTGAACATCAACCTTGTCGCCTTTTCGACCCATCTGGGCGATCTGGTGGGGCAGGTCTTTACGCTGTTCGTGCTGACCGTCGCCGCCGCCGAGGCCGCGATCGGCCTTGCGATCCTTGTCTGTTTCTTCCGGAACCGCGGCACCATCGCCGTGGAAGACGTCAACGTGATGAAAGGCTGACCCAAAATGGAGACGATCATCCTTTTCGCCCCGCTGGTGGGCAGCCTGATCGCCGGCTTCGGCTGGCGCTACATTTCGATCACCGGGGCGCAATACGTCACTACGGGCCTGCTGTTCCTGGCCTGCCTGCTGTCCTGGATCGTGTTCTTTTCGCACGGACCGGAAACCCAGCACATCCAGATCATGCGCTGGATCGAAAGCGGCACGCTGTCGACCGACTGGTCGATCCGGCTGGACCGCCTGACCTCGATCATGCTGATCGTCGTCACCACCGTGTCGTCGCTGGTGCACCTGTATTCCTTTGGCTACATGGCGCATGACAGCCAGTTCAAGGACGGCGAGGAAAGCTATCGCGCCCGCTTCTTTGCCTATCTGTCGTTCTTTACCTTTGCCATGCTGATGCTGGTGACCTCGGACAACCTGGTTCAGATGTTCTTTGGCTGGGAAGGCGTGGGTGTCGCATCCTA contains these protein-coding regions:
- the nuoH gene encoding NADH-quinone oxidoreductase subunit NuoH — encoded protein: MADFFTTPLGIFVIIFAQCLAVLGFVMVSLLFLVYGDRKIWAAVQMRRGPNVVGVYGILQSVADALKYVVKEVVIPAGADRPVFMLAPMTSFVLAVIVWAVIPFNDGWVISNINVAILYVFAMSSLEVYGVIMGGWASNSKYPFLGSLRSAAQMISYEVSIGLIIVGVIISSGSMNFGEIVQAQDGRFGFFSWYWLPHFPMVFLFFISALAETNRPPFDLPEAESELVAGYQVEYSATPFLLFMAGEYIAIFLMCALTSLLFFGGWLSPIPGLPDGVLWMVAKMAFFFFIFAMVKAITPRYRYDQLMRLGWKVFLPFSLVWVVFVSFAAKFGWFFGAYARWTTGG
- the nuoI gene encoding NADH-quinone oxidoreductase subunit NuoI — its product is MASIDYGRAAKYFLLFDFIKGFQLGLKYFFAPKATLNYPHEKGPLSPRFRGEHALRRYPNGEERCIACKLCEAICPAQAITIDAEPREDGSRRTTRYDIDMTKCIYCGFCQEACPVDAIVEGPNFEFSTETREELFYDKEKLLSNGERWEAEIARNLEMDAPYR
- a CDS encoding carboxymuconolactone decarboxylase family protein, translating into MSDQKTPFELMMEQAQEMAKAFNPAMSSFDPKGFENLWPTMPKDAMEMWFGKGLSKDGLDAKTRLLLTIAGLTMQGAQAETPFRMTVRHALEAGANEEEIAETIAQMSMFAGIPAMTRAMEMARAVMADRKDNET
- a CDS encoding NADH-quinone oxidoreductase subunit J; this encodes MIVFAFYLFALGAIAGGLFTVVSRNPVHSVLWLILAFLSSAGMFVLMGAEFVAMLLIIVYVGAVAVLFLFVVMMLDIDFAELKAEMARYMPLALLIGLVILMQLAMAFGAWEASELAAGQLAQPTPSDMHNTQALGMILYDDYFLLFQLAGLILLVAMMGAIVLTLRHRDNVKRQDIVSQILRDPAKQMELKDVKPGQGL
- the nuoK gene encoding NADH-quinone oxidoreductase subunit NuoK; this encodes MIGLEHYLTVAAVLFVIGIFGLFLNRKNVIILLMSIELMLLAVNINLVAFSTHLGDLVGQVFTLFVLTVAAAEAAIGLAILVCFFRNRGTIAVEDVNVMKG